Within the Cupriavidus malaysiensis genome, the region AGGCGAGGAACTGGCGGGCCAGCAGGCGCCCGTTGAGCGGCGCGACCGCGTCGTCGGCCAGCCCGTGCATCACGATGGCAGGCATCGCCGGCCCGCCTGGCACGATGCCGGCGGCATCCAGCAGCACGGCCGGATCGGTGACGGAGCCCGCACGCATGGCGGTCAGCCCGGCACGCGCCGTGTCGGCCGCCCCCACCACCACGCCCGAGTGCAGGCCCACGGCGGCGATCTTGTCCGGATGGCGCAAGGCGACCACCGCTGCCATTGCGGCGCCGGCCGACATGCCCGCCAGGTAGACCTGGTCGGAACATACGCCCGGCTCCAGCGCCAGCGCGTCGATCAGCGCGGCGATAGCCTGCACCTCACGCCCGCCCTGCTCCGATGCCAGGTCGAACCACTGCCAGCAGCGCTGCAACTGGCGGCGCAGCGGCTGTTGCGGATAGGCCACAAGGAACCCTTCCCGCTCGGCCAGGGCATTCATGCGCGTGCCGGCGGCCAGCTCCTCGGGCGTCTGCCGGCAGCCGTGCAGCATCACCACCAGCGGCAGCGGCTCGCGCGGATGCGCCCAGGACGGCACGTACAGGCGGAAGCCGAGCTGCGGCAGCAGTTCGCCCGGCTTGGGCGGCAGCCGCAACTGCTGGCTGTACCACTTGCCCGGCGGGGGCTCGGAAGGATGTTGCGGTGCAGGCGGGAGGGTGCGGCGCGCCTGCCGCGGGGGACTTGCCGGATTCAGCGCATCGAGGCGATCCAGCCAGGCTCGCAACTGCCGCGCGGTCTGGTCCTGCACCCGGCTGAACCGTCGCAGTTGCGCGCGCCAGTCGCCTGACAGGCTATTGGCCATGTGGACTCCTGCTCGTCGAGCGCGGGTTTCGCGTCTCGCTCTTTGTTACTGCATGACTTTGTTGCTGCGTTGCAGCATAGCACAGAGCCACCACCGATGAAGGTGACAAATTCGGCACATAGAAGCCGGAGAATGTCCAGACCCCAGCCTGGTATGCGCGAAAATCTTCAATTCGCCGACTAAAAGAATGCATCACGCCGGCAAGCTGCACGGCAGCAAGGCGCCCTTATACTGGCGCCAGCATCGGCAACCGGAATGATCGAGATATGGCCAGGCCGCACGACGACGCCCCCGCGTGCCCTCTCTGCCCCTTCCGCCAGGTCTGCAGAAGTGCGGAGCGCATCGCACCCTCCCAGGATCCCCCGCCGCGCGACCTGTGTCCCTCGCGCATCCAGTTGCGCGCGGGACAACTGCTGTACCAGCAGGGCCGTCCGGCGCTGGCGGTCTATCCGCTGCGCAAGGGCAGCATCAAGAATATGTTCGAGTCGTCGCTGGGATGGCGCCAGATCACCAGCTTCACACTGGCCGGCGACGTACTCGGCCTGGAAGCGCACGACAGCACCGCACACACCACGAGCGCCATCGCCCTGCAGGATGCGAGCTGCTGCGTGGTGCCGGTCGAGAGCCTGCGCATGCAGATGCGCCTGCCCGAGTTCCGCGCCATGGTGCTGGACACCCTGCGCCGGAACACCGAACGCGAGCGCACCTTGCTGGTGGCGATCGGTTCGATGAAGGCCGCGCAACGCCTCGCCATGCTGCTGCTGGACCTGGCCGGCGAACACGGCCGGCGCGGCGGCGGCGACTCGCTGACCCTGGCCATGTCGCGCAACGACATCGCCAGCTACCTGGGACTGACACTCGAAACCGTCTCGCGGCTGCTGTCGCGCTTCGCCTCGGCGGGCCTGATCACCGTGCGCCACAAGCTGCTGCGCATCGTCGACCAGGGCGGGCTTGCCGCCGTCTACGCGGATGCCAGCCATCTCCCCGACCCCCACGGCACGGCCGCGCGCGGCACCGTGCACGCCAGCCGCCAGGCCGCCTAGGCGCGCCGCCGCGCCGGCGGATCAGCGCCGCCGCTGCGCGCACTCCTGCCGATAGGCCTCCTGCAAGCGCTTGCGGTCGGCCTGCCGCTCGAGCGACGGATACGTGCGGCCGTCCGCGGTGGTCACCGAGGATCGCCCC harbors:
- a CDS encoding alpha/beta hydrolase family esterase — its product is MANSLSGDWRAQLRRFSRVQDQTARQLRAWLDRLDALNPASPPRQARRTLPPAPQHPSEPPPGKWYSQQLRLPPKPGELLPQLGFRLYVPSWAHPREPLPLVVMLHGCRQTPEELAAGTRMNALAEREGFLVAYPQQPLRRQLQRCWQWFDLASEQGGREVQAIAALIDALALEPGVCSDQVYLAGMSAGAAMAAVVALRHPDKIAAVGLHSGVVVGAADTARAGLTAMRAGSVTDPAVLLDAAGIVPGGPAMPAIVMHGLADDAVAPLNGRLLARQFLAYNRLGGALPALAGTAAQALAPGECTEVRFGRWQRDLVVLHEVAGLGHAWSGGDARYGYHADLGPDASAMMWDFFRAHRRWR
- a CDS encoding helix-turn-helix domain-containing protein; this translates as MRAGQLLYQQGRPALAVYPLRKGSIKNMFESSLGWRQITSFTLAGDVLGLEAHDSTAHTTSAIALQDASCCVVPVESLRMQMRLPEFRAMVLDTLRRNTERERTLLVAIGSMKAAQRLAMLLLDLAGEHGRRGGGDSLTLAMSRNDIASYLGLTLETVSRLLSRFASAGLITVRHKLLRIVDQGGLAAVYADASHLPDPHGTAARGTVHASRQAA